A single region of the Denticeps clupeoides chromosome 18, fDenClu1.1, whole genome shotgun sequence genome encodes:
- the matr3l1.1 gene encoding matrin 3-like 1.1 isoform X1: MSKNPYRGSPADYRKRHDAYDPDPYYARGGDVHRPSRSLSRGNFSRNVESQSARIESPLSLLTNCGLEPRDISLLAQVPEDLITVENLPSLLMQIKERKKPCHSSGPAQSIMSFFEPNISASAYGYERTRLSDSSESRLNPPSRPHQEEEEHWDDYCRYTEQPSTSHGSNSNYELGNRNPRGEERWYDAPPHSKTIPERQNSSSSSLPGYQREQRCVQFPSLLSLDKFPSIAEASDFHGRDPPSFPHLCSLCDQVVLSEKAWTTHINRAQHAGSQLRFLERYPEWDCRLGSARRNVRSPESQGNGRDAGEKRGQNQTKTTGAANVKAKPNLKKARKPKDGGKVVCVKFAASTLDEEYLKRLLGQFGLIIKMIMFPSMALVEMGSKDQAGDIVKYFASNPLDVKGGHVIFSEATAFNFLQSTQVVSFSPLPAGSGMSAEITAIAKKFGSVKNTLFLPSRGYVEMTDAENAKALVDSYTAKPLKLKGNLIQVTFSSEYDTLLTRSPDRNDKPQSNRSDQFPTRRSYSPRKRSYSPKSHSPTPRKQFRERRVSNEGRHASERQSNKPEDKKGRHRRRLSEEKKKSPSSSTQNLINRGSPMKQQSDQIGQSTGKKEMALLEVAVDLDSELEGVEVIGEIGDDIEHEALEQDNCTSNVTAETMDQKTTKETSASVCLRSNSIFSQEKASPRTHTPDTQDVSLLPREKLQKGTGEVKQDLEAEDKIQSQGLEIETDLPESLEACITLDEFEEATSSPEEAAEESQKHAKGRVISFSNLPQADYSDNEFWRIVSGYGEVSCYLLKRPCCEGFIEMKCEDDARRAVNDLRSKDLVFHGCQLNIDLSSEHIINGCTPEANIEENNQEEKAAECSMASTTVCCMCSTSTASQLGLSSADTTRDNRLEQETSERPQNKGPSEISSNIKKVACVDEDTKQIKTEPKPEIEPYRPNNPLGREFVRPVVGYFCNLCDVIYASEEEAKNEHCSSLSHYQKWKAHITETKKSST, from the exons ATGTCAAAAAATCCCTACAGAGGCTCACCAGCAGATTACAGGAAGCGGCATGACGCCTACGATCCAGATCCTTATTATGCAAGAGGTGGTGATGTCCACCGACCATCTCGTTCTCTGTCTAGGGGTAACTTCAGCAGGAATGTGGAGTCCCAGTCGGCCAGGATTGAAAGTCCTCTAAGTTTACTGACTAACTGTGGACTGGAGCCCAGAGACATCTCCCTGCTTGCTCAAGTGCCTGAGGATCTCATCACGGTGGAAAATCTTCCCAGTTTGCTGATGCAGATCAAGGAGCGTAAAAAGCCCTGTCACTCATCAGGACCCGCCCAGTCCATAATGTCTTTCTTCGAACCCAACATTTCAGCATCAGCTTATGGCTATGAGAGGACCAGACTTTCTGACTCATCTGAGTCCAGGTTGAATCCCCCCTCACGTCCTCatcaggaagaggaggagcactGGGATGATTACTGTAGGTACACTGAGCAACCAAGCACGTCCCACGGTTCAAATTCGAACTATGAGTTGGGCAACAGGAATCCGCGAGGTGAAGAACGCTGGTATGATGCGCCTCCACACAGCAAGACAATACCGGAACGGCAGAATTCTTCATCCTCTTCTCTACCTGGTTACCAGAGAGAGCAGCGCTGTGTCCAGTTCCCTAGTTTGTTGAGCTTGGACAAATTTCCCAGTATTGCGGAGGCGTCTGACTTCCATGGCAGAGACCCTCCCTCTTTCCCACATCTTTGCTCGCTTTGTGACCAAGTGGTCCTGTCTGAAAAG GCGTGGACTACACACATAAATCGCGCTCAGCATGCGGGCAGCCAGCTCAGATTTCTTGAAAG GTATCCGGAGTGGGATTGCAGACTTGGTTCAGCAAGGAG aaatgttagaTCTCCTGAGAGTCAGGGAAACGGCAGAGACGCAGGAGAAAAAAGAGGACAAAACCAGACCAAGACCACAG GCGCTGCAAATGTTAAAGCAAAACCTAACTTGAAAAAAGCGAGGAAACCAAAG gatggtGGGAAGGTTGTTTGTGTGAAATTTGCTGCCAGCACCCTTGATGAAGAATATCTCAAACGGCTGCTGGGACAGTTTGGACTCATCATCAAAATGATCATGTTCCCTTCAATG gCATTAGTTGAAATGGGCTCTAAAGACCAAGCAGGTGATATTGTCAAGTATTTCGCTTCAAACCCTTTAGACGTCAAAGGAGGACATGTCATCTTTTCTGAAGCCACTGCCTTCAATTTCCTACAg AGTACACAGGTGGTCAGTTTCTCCCCCTTACCTGCAGGAAGTGGGATGAGTGCAGAGATAACTGCCATCGCCAAAAAATTCGGATCTGTGAAAAACACACTCTTCCTTCCATCTCGG GGTTATGTGGAAATGACAGATGCAGAGAATGCAAAAGCTCTCGTTGACAGTTACACTGCTAAACCTCTAAAACTTAAAGGAAATCTAATTCAGGTGACATTTTCTTCAGAGTATGATACTCTGCT GACCAGGTCACCTGACAGAAATGACAAGCCACAATCCAACAGATCAGACCAATTTCCTACAAGGAGGAGTTATAGTCCAAGGAAAAGATCATACAGTCCAAAAAGTCACTCCCCAACTCCAAGGAAGCAATTCAGAGAGAGGAGAGTCTCAAACGAGGGAAGACATGCATCCGAGAGACAAAGCAACAAACCTGAAGATAAAAAGGGGAGACATAGAAGAAGGCTGtctgaagagaaaaagaaaagtccaaGTTCTTCTACACAAAATCTCATTAACAGAGGATCACCAATGAAGCAGCAGTCTGACCAAATTGGCCAAAGCACAGGCAAAAAGGAGATGGCACTATTAGAAGTAGCAGTAGATTTAGACAGTGAACTGGAAGGAGTGGAAGTGATTGGAGAAATTGGAGACGACATTGAGCATGAAGCCTTGGAGCAAGATAATTGCACCAGCAATGTAACTGCAGAAACCATGGACCAAAAAACCACTAAGGAAACGTCTGCCTCCGTTTGCCTAAGATCTAATTCCATATTTTCTCAAGAGAAAGCATCTCCTAGGACTCATACTCCTGATACTCAGGATGTCTCATTACTGCCCAGAGAAAAACTTCAGAAGGGAACAGGGGAGGTAAAGCAAGATCTAGAAGCTGAAGATAAAATACAGTCCCAAGGTCTAGAG ATAGAGACTGACTTGCCTGAGAGCCTTGAGGCGTGCATCACTTTAGATGAGTTTGAGGAGGCAACATCATCACCAGAAGAag cagcagaagaaagtCAG AAACACGCAAAAGGAAGAGTTATCTCCTTCAGTAATCTTCCACAAGCTGATTACTCTGATAATGAGTTTTGGAGGATTGTAAGTGGTTATGGAGAGGTGTCCTGTTATCTTCTGAAGCGGCCCTGCTGTGAG GGTTTTATTGAAATGAAGTGTGAAGATGATGCCAGAAGAGCAGTAAATGACCTGAGATCCAAGGACTTGGTTTTTCATGGTTGTCAACTGAACATTGACTTGTCTTCTGAACATATAATCaatgg CTGTACACCTGAAGCTAACATTGAAGAAAACAATCAGGAAGAGAAGGCGGCTGAATGCAGCATGGCTTCCACCACTGTGTGCTGCATGTGCTCCACTTCCACAGCCAGTCAGCTGGGACTTTCATCGGCAGACACCACGAGGGACAATCGGTTGGAGCAGGAGACTTCAGAGAGGCCACAGAACAAGGGCCCAAGTGAG ATCTCCTCGAATATCAAAAAGGTTGCTTGTGTGGATGAGGATACCAAGCAGATCAAGACTGAGCCAAAACCTGAAATAGAGCCCTACCGGCCCAACAATCCACTGG GTAGAGAATTTGTGCGTCCAGTGGTGGGGTATTTCTGTAACCTGTGTGATGTCATTTATGCCAGTGAAGAGGAGGCAAAAAACGAACACTGCAGCAGCCTGTCTCACTACCAGAAGTGGAAG GCACAtattacagaaacaaaaaagtCCTCAACATGA
- the matr3l1.1 gene encoding matrin 3-like 1.1 isoform X2, which produces MSKNPYRGSPADYRKRHDAYDPDPYYARGGDVHRPSRSLSRGNFSRNVESQSARIESPLSLLTNCGLEPRDISLLAQVPEDLITVENLPSLLMQIKERKKPCHSSGPAQSIMSFFEPNISASAYGYERTRLSDSSESRLNPPSRPHQEEEEHWDDYCRYTEQPSTSHGSNSNYELGNRNPRGEERWYDAPPHSKTIPERQNSSSSSLPGYQREQRCVQFPSLLSLDKFPSIAEASDFHGRDPPSFPHLCSLCDQVVLSEKAWTTHINRAQHAGSQLRFLERYPEWDCRLGSARRNVRSPESQGNGRDAGEKRGQNQTKTTGAANVKAKPNLKKARKPKDGGKVVCVKFAASTLDEEYLKRLLGQFGLIIKMIMFPSMALVEMGSKDQAGDIVKYFASNPLDVKGGHVIFSEATAFNFLQSTQVVSFSPLPAGSGMSAEITAIAKKFGSVKNTLFLPSRGYVEMTDAENAKALVDSYTAKPLKLKGNLIQVTFSSEYDTLLTRSPDRNDKPQSNRSDQFPTRRSYSPRKRSYSPKSHSPTPRKQFRERRVSNEGRHASERQSNKPEDKKGRHRRRLSEEKKKSPSSSTQNLINRGSPMKQQSDQIGQSTGKKEMALLEVAVDLDSELEGVEVIGEIGDDIEHEALEQDNCTSNVTAETMDQKTTKETSASVCLRSNSIFSQEKASPRTHTPDTQDVSLLPREKLQKGTGEVKQDLEAEDKIQSQGLEIETDLPESLEACITLDEFEEATSSPEEAEESQKHAKGRVISFSNLPQADYSDNEFWRIVSGYGEVSCYLLKRPCCEGFIEMKCEDDARRAVNDLRSKDLVFHGCQLNIDLSSEHIINGCTPEANIEENNQEEKAAECSMASTTVCCMCSTSTASQLGLSSADTTRDNRLEQETSERPQNKGPSEISSNIKKVACVDEDTKQIKTEPKPEIEPYRPNNPLGREFVRPVVGYFCNLCDVIYASEEEAKNEHCSSLSHYQKWKAHITETKKSST; this is translated from the exons ATGTCAAAAAATCCCTACAGAGGCTCACCAGCAGATTACAGGAAGCGGCATGACGCCTACGATCCAGATCCTTATTATGCAAGAGGTGGTGATGTCCACCGACCATCTCGTTCTCTGTCTAGGGGTAACTTCAGCAGGAATGTGGAGTCCCAGTCGGCCAGGATTGAAAGTCCTCTAAGTTTACTGACTAACTGTGGACTGGAGCCCAGAGACATCTCCCTGCTTGCTCAAGTGCCTGAGGATCTCATCACGGTGGAAAATCTTCCCAGTTTGCTGATGCAGATCAAGGAGCGTAAAAAGCCCTGTCACTCATCAGGACCCGCCCAGTCCATAATGTCTTTCTTCGAACCCAACATTTCAGCATCAGCTTATGGCTATGAGAGGACCAGACTTTCTGACTCATCTGAGTCCAGGTTGAATCCCCCCTCACGTCCTCatcaggaagaggaggagcactGGGATGATTACTGTAGGTACACTGAGCAACCAAGCACGTCCCACGGTTCAAATTCGAACTATGAGTTGGGCAACAGGAATCCGCGAGGTGAAGAACGCTGGTATGATGCGCCTCCACACAGCAAGACAATACCGGAACGGCAGAATTCTTCATCCTCTTCTCTACCTGGTTACCAGAGAGAGCAGCGCTGTGTCCAGTTCCCTAGTTTGTTGAGCTTGGACAAATTTCCCAGTATTGCGGAGGCGTCTGACTTCCATGGCAGAGACCCTCCCTCTTTCCCACATCTTTGCTCGCTTTGTGACCAAGTGGTCCTGTCTGAAAAG GCGTGGACTACACACATAAATCGCGCTCAGCATGCGGGCAGCCAGCTCAGATTTCTTGAAAG GTATCCGGAGTGGGATTGCAGACTTGGTTCAGCAAGGAG aaatgttagaTCTCCTGAGAGTCAGGGAAACGGCAGAGACGCAGGAGAAAAAAGAGGACAAAACCAGACCAAGACCACAG GCGCTGCAAATGTTAAAGCAAAACCTAACTTGAAAAAAGCGAGGAAACCAAAG gatggtGGGAAGGTTGTTTGTGTGAAATTTGCTGCCAGCACCCTTGATGAAGAATATCTCAAACGGCTGCTGGGACAGTTTGGACTCATCATCAAAATGATCATGTTCCCTTCAATG gCATTAGTTGAAATGGGCTCTAAAGACCAAGCAGGTGATATTGTCAAGTATTTCGCTTCAAACCCTTTAGACGTCAAAGGAGGACATGTCATCTTTTCTGAAGCCACTGCCTTCAATTTCCTACAg AGTACACAGGTGGTCAGTTTCTCCCCCTTACCTGCAGGAAGTGGGATGAGTGCAGAGATAACTGCCATCGCCAAAAAATTCGGATCTGTGAAAAACACACTCTTCCTTCCATCTCGG GGTTATGTGGAAATGACAGATGCAGAGAATGCAAAAGCTCTCGTTGACAGTTACACTGCTAAACCTCTAAAACTTAAAGGAAATCTAATTCAGGTGACATTTTCTTCAGAGTATGATACTCTGCT GACCAGGTCACCTGACAGAAATGACAAGCCACAATCCAACAGATCAGACCAATTTCCTACAAGGAGGAGTTATAGTCCAAGGAAAAGATCATACAGTCCAAAAAGTCACTCCCCAACTCCAAGGAAGCAATTCAGAGAGAGGAGAGTCTCAAACGAGGGAAGACATGCATCCGAGAGACAAAGCAACAAACCTGAAGATAAAAAGGGGAGACATAGAAGAAGGCTGtctgaagagaaaaagaaaagtccaaGTTCTTCTACACAAAATCTCATTAACAGAGGATCACCAATGAAGCAGCAGTCTGACCAAATTGGCCAAAGCACAGGCAAAAAGGAGATGGCACTATTAGAAGTAGCAGTAGATTTAGACAGTGAACTGGAAGGAGTGGAAGTGATTGGAGAAATTGGAGACGACATTGAGCATGAAGCCTTGGAGCAAGATAATTGCACCAGCAATGTAACTGCAGAAACCATGGACCAAAAAACCACTAAGGAAACGTCTGCCTCCGTTTGCCTAAGATCTAATTCCATATTTTCTCAAGAGAAAGCATCTCCTAGGACTCATACTCCTGATACTCAGGATGTCTCATTACTGCCCAGAGAAAAACTTCAGAAGGGAACAGGGGAGGTAAAGCAAGATCTAGAAGCTGAAGATAAAATACAGTCCCAAGGTCTAGAG ATAGAGACTGACTTGCCTGAGAGCCTTGAGGCGTGCATCACTTTAGATGAGTTTGAGGAGGCAACATCATCACCAGAAGAag cagaagaaagtCAG AAACACGCAAAAGGAAGAGTTATCTCCTTCAGTAATCTTCCACAAGCTGATTACTCTGATAATGAGTTTTGGAGGATTGTAAGTGGTTATGGAGAGGTGTCCTGTTATCTTCTGAAGCGGCCCTGCTGTGAG GGTTTTATTGAAATGAAGTGTGAAGATGATGCCAGAAGAGCAGTAAATGACCTGAGATCCAAGGACTTGGTTTTTCATGGTTGTCAACTGAACATTGACTTGTCTTCTGAACATATAATCaatgg CTGTACACCTGAAGCTAACATTGAAGAAAACAATCAGGAAGAGAAGGCGGCTGAATGCAGCATGGCTTCCACCACTGTGTGCTGCATGTGCTCCACTTCCACAGCCAGTCAGCTGGGACTTTCATCGGCAGACACCACGAGGGACAATCGGTTGGAGCAGGAGACTTCAGAGAGGCCACAGAACAAGGGCCCAAGTGAG ATCTCCTCGAATATCAAAAAGGTTGCTTGTGTGGATGAGGATACCAAGCAGATCAAGACTGAGCCAAAACCTGAAATAGAGCCCTACCGGCCCAACAATCCACTGG GTAGAGAATTTGTGCGTCCAGTGGTGGGGTATTTCTGTAACCTGTGTGATGTCATTTATGCCAGTGAAGAGGAGGCAAAAAACGAACACTGCAGCAGCCTGTCTCACTACCAGAAGTGGAAG GCACAtattacagaaacaaaaaagtCCTCAACATGA